Proteins encoded by one window of Mus musculus strain C57BL/6J chromosome 10, GRCm38.p6 C57BL/6J:
- the Olfr57 gene encoding olfactory receptor 57, which yields METGNDTQLSEFFLLGFSENQPQIQPVIFGLFLFMYILTFTGNLLIIMAIIVDSHLHTPMYLFLSNLSFVDICFTSTTVPQMLVNIHTQSKAITYAGCIIQMYFLLLFSGLDIFLLTVMAYDRYVAICHPLHYMIIMSTRRCGLMILACWIIGVINSLLHTFLVLRLSFCTNLEIPHFFCELNQVVHQACSDTFLNDMVIYITAMLLAVGPFSGILYSYSRIVSSICAISSVQGKYKAFSTCASHLSVVSLFYCTLLGVYLSSAVTQNSHATATASLMYTVVTPMLNPFIYSLRNKDIKTALKILLGSVTRSRSMDSPS from the coding sequence ATGGAAACAGGAAATGACACTCAGCTTTCAGAATTCTTTCTTCTGGGATTTTCAGAGAATCAACCTCAAATTCAGCCTGTCATATTTGGACTGTTCCTCTTCATGTATATATTGACTTTCACTGGAAACCTACTCATCATCATGGCCATCATTGTTGACTCCCAcctgcacacacccatgtaccTCTTCCTCTCTAATCTGTCCTTTGTGGACATCTGCTTCACTTCCACCACTGTTCCACAGATGCTGgtaaacattcacacacaaagcAAGGCCATCACCTATGCAGGCTGCATCATCCAGATGTACTTCTTACTGCTTTTTTCAGGGTTAGACATCTTTCTGCTGACtgtgatggcctatgaccgctatgtggccatctgtcaCCCCCTGCATTACATGATCATCATGAGCACAAGACGCTGTGGATTGATGATTCTGGCATGCTGGATTATAGGTGTTATAAATTCCCTGTTACACACCTTTTTGGTGTTACGGCTGTCATTCTGCACAAACTTGGAAATCCCCCATTTTTTCTGTGAACTTAATCAAGTTGTACACCAGGCCTGTTCTGACACCTTTCTTAATGATATGGTAATTTACATTACAGCTATGCTACTGGCTGTTGGCCCCTTCTCTGGTATCCTTTACTCTTACTCTAGGATAGTATCCTCCATTTGTGCAAtctcctcagtgcaggggaaGTACAAAGCATTTTCCACCTGTGCATCTCACCTCTCAGTTGTCTCCTTATTTTATTGCACCCTCCTGGGAGTGTACCTCAGCTCTGCTGTGACCCAAAACTCACATGCTACTGCAACAGCTTCATTGATGTACACTGTGGTCACCCCCATGCTGAATCCCTTCATCTACAGTCTGAGGAACAAAGACATAAAGACAGCTCTGAAAATCCTGTTAGGGAGTGTAACTAGAAGCAGATCAATGGATTCACCTTCATAA